The proteins below come from a single Plantactinospora sp. KBS50 genomic window:
- a CDS encoding SCP2 sterol-binding domain-containing protein codes for MASVDECRQALHDLAARLDANADRVRDRVNLDRTLACRITDLKTAFHGRLRDGRLIDLTDGDDPQAKVALSTTSDDLLALVRGELDVPKALAARRIAISANPFDLLKLRKLL; via the coding sequence TTGGCCAGCGTTGACGAGTGCCGGCAGGCGTTGCACGACCTCGCGGCGCGGCTGGATGCCAATGCCGACCGGGTCCGCGACCGGGTGAACCTGGACCGCACCCTGGCCTGCCGCATCACCGACCTGAAGACCGCCTTCCACGGACGGCTGCGCGACGGGCGGCTCATCGACCTGACCGACGGCGACGATCCGCAGGCGAAGGTGGCGCTCAGCACCACCAGCGACGACCTGCTCGCGCTGGTCCGCGGTGAGCTGGACGTGCCGAAGGCGCTCGCCGCGCGCCGGATCGCGATCAGCGCCAACCCGTTCGACCTGTTGAAGCTGCGCAAGCTGCTCTAG
- a CDS encoding DNA-3-methyladenine glycosylase: MSDARPVDLAALLAGPVEPAARGLLGARLSAGGVTVRITEVEAYAGSGGDPASHAHRGPTRRNRVMFGPPGHAYLYFTYGMHWCMNVVTGPAGEASAVLLRAGAVVDGLATARDRRPAVRRDVELARGPARLCSALGLDGAAYGAYLLADGPVRLAEPVEPVDPTAVAAGPRVGVTGAHDLPWRFWLAGDPTVSAYRRHVPRRRP; this comes from the coding sequence GTGTCCGACGCCCGGCCGGTCGATCTCGCGGCGCTGCTGGCCGGACCGGTCGAGCCTGCGGCGCGCGGACTGCTCGGCGCCCGGCTGAGCGCCGGCGGCGTCACGGTCCGGATCACCGAGGTCGAGGCGTACGCGGGCTCGGGCGGCGATCCCGCCTCGCACGCCCACCGCGGGCCGACCCGGCGCAACCGGGTGATGTTCGGGCCGCCCGGACACGCGTACCTCTACTTCACCTACGGCATGCACTGGTGCATGAACGTGGTGACCGGCCCGGCCGGGGAGGCGTCGGCGGTGCTGCTGCGCGCCGGTGCGGTGGTCGACGGCCTGGCCACGGCCCGGGACCGCCGGCCGGCCGTACGCCGGGACGTGGAACTGGCCCGCGGCCCGGCCCGGCTCTGTTCGGCGCTCGGCCTCGACGGCGCCGCGTACGGGGCGTACCTGCTGGCCGACGGCCCGGTCCGGCTGGCGGAGCCGGTGGAGCCGGTGGACCCCACGGCCGTGGCCGCCGGCCCGCGGGTCGGGGTGACCGGCGCGCACGACCTACCGTGGCGGTTCTGGCTGGCCGGCGACCCGACGGTCAGCGCGTACCGCCGGCACGTGCCACGCCGCCGTCCCTGA
- a CDS encoding lipopolysaccharide assembly protein LapB: MARHLVAAGQLIDEEPAEALAHALAARRLASRVAAVREAVGLAAYHSGEWQTAIAELRTYHRMSGRQTHLAVIADSERALGRPERAVDLYRGADRATLDQVGAIELLIVAAGARADMGQGDAAVAMLQVRELTAEPAQPWTARLRYAYADALLGVGRRDEAREWFARAADVDEESETDAAERLLELDGVVLDDDSDDELDGDADGEVDRDGETGADAVRDADVDIDADAVDHDYDDDDDDDDDDEDDEYDDDAYDDDDDAGTDLDAAGYVDDAVDVDGTDDDDDGADEDDDDLDGDVDAGTVEAVETDATVSTGPDSTGAVPAGRDEDGPAAGTDPDEPTAAADRSDGSAAR; this comes from the coding sequence GTGGCGCGGCACCTGGTCGCGGCCGGACAGCTCATCGACGAGGAGCCCGCGGAGGCCCTGGCGCACGCGCTCGCGGCTCGCCGGCTCGCCTCCCGGGTCGCGGCCGTTCGCGAGGCGGTGGGACTCGCCGCCTACCACAGCGGCGAGTGGCAGACCGCCATCGCCGAGCTGCGGACGTACCACCGGATGAGCGGACGGCAGACGCACCTTGCGGTGATCGCGGACAGCGAGCGGGCGCTGGGCCGGCCCGAGCGGGCCGTCGACCTCTACCGGGGCGCGGACCGCGCCACGCTCGACCAGGTCGGCGCCATCGAGCTGCTCATCGTGGCCGCCGGGGCGCGCGCCGACATGGGCCAGGGGGACGCCGCCGTGGCGATGCTCCAGGTCCGGGAACTCACCGCCGAGCCGGCCCAACCGTGGACGGCCCGGCTGCGGTACGCGTACGCCGATGCGCTGCTCGGGGTCGGTCGGCGGGACGAGGCGCGGGAGTGGTTCGCCCGCGCGGCCGACGTCGACGAGGAGTCGGAGACGGACGCCGCCGAGCGGCTGCTCGAACTCGACGGCGTGGTGCTGGACGACGACAGCGACGACGAGCTTGACGGCGACGCCGACGGTGAGGTCGACCGCGACGGCGAGACTGGCGCCGACGCCGTCCGGGACGCCGATGTCGACATCGATGCCGACGCCGTCGACCACGACTACGACGATGACGATGACGATGACGACGACGATGAAGACGACGAATACGACGATGACGCGTACGACGATGACGATGACGCCGGGACCGACCTCGACGCCGCCGGCTACGTCGATGACGCCGTCGACGTCGACGGTACCGACGATGACGACGACGGTGCTGACGAGGACGATGACGACCTGGATGGCGACGTCGACGCCGGGACGGTCGAGGCGGTCGAGACCGACGCGACCGTGAGCACGGGTCCCGACTCCACCGGCGCCGTCCCGGCCGGCCGGGACGAAGACGGTCCCGCCGCCGGCACCGACCCGGACGAGCCCACCGCCGCGGCGGACCGGTCCGACGGGTCCGCGGCGCGGTGA
- a CDS encoding hemolysin family protein yields the protein MQLALVGVLVIVNAAFAGSEMALVSLRESQLQRLERTSRSGRVLARLATDPNRFLATIQIGITLAGFLASAAAAVSLAKPLVPLLGVLGEAAQPVAVILVTLALTFVTLVFGELAPKRIAMQRAEGWALVVARPLDLLASLSRPVVWALGRTTDLAVRLAGVDPRQQRDEISPDELREIVTNHHGLTVEQQTIIAGAVEIAERQLRAVLVPRLEVFCLDSGTSAEAARIVLAASGNSRAPVVRHGMLDDAVGVVHLRDLVGVPDERPVDDYARPPLLLPDSLPVVAALRRFKAERQHIALVVDERGAVDGIVTLEDVLEEIVGEIYDETDRDVRGVRAEPDGAMLVPGTFPVHDLPDIGVELSARPAGDYTTIAGLILARLGRIPTEPGETLAVDGWNLQVEAVAHHAITRVRLRRADPSNAQAPTGSGDPTADPGTDPGTDPSTDRVTDPEPDRLSRAVPRTEGSATGPGRETPAGRPYR from the coding sequence ATGCAGCTCGCCCTGGTCGGCGTGCTGGTGATCGTCAATGCTGCCTTCGCCGGCAGCGAGATGGCCCTGGTCTCGCTGCGGGAGAGCCAGCTCCAGCGGCTGGAACGCACCAGCCGCTCGGGCCGGGTGCTGGCCCGGCTGGCGACGGACCCGAACCGCTTCCTGGCCACCATCCAGATCGGCATCACGCTCGCCGGCTTCCTCGCCTCGGCGGCCGCCGCGGTGTCGCTGGCGAAGCCCCTCGTACCGCTGCTGGGAGTGCTCGGCGAGGCCGCCCAGCCGGTCGCCGTCATCCTGGTGACGCTGGCGTTGACCTTCGTCACCCTGGTCTTCGGCGAACTGGCCCCGAAACGGATCGCCATGCAGCGGGCCGAGGGCTGGGCCCTGGTCGTCGCCCGCCCGCTGGACCTGCTGGCGAGCCTCTCCCGGCCGGTCGTCTGGGCGCTGGGCCGCACGACCGACCTCGCGGTACGGCTCGCCGGGGTCGACCCGCGGCAGCAGCGGGACGAGATCAGCCCGGACGAGCTGCGGGAGATCGTCACGAATCACCACGGCCTGACGGTGGAGCAGCAGACCATCATCGCGGGCGCCGTGGAGATCGCCGAACGGCAGCTCCGGGCGGTCCTGGTGCCCCGGCTGGAGGTGTTCTGCCTGGACAGCGGCACCTCAGCGGAGGCCGCCCGGATCGTCCTGGCGGCCTCGGGCAACTCCCGGGCGCCGGTGGTCCGGCACGGCATGCTCGACGACGCGGTCGGCGTCGTGCACCTGCGGGACCTGGTCGGCGTACCCGACGAGCGGCCGGTGGACGACTACGCCCGGCCGCCGCTGCTGCTGCCGGACTCGCTGCCGGTGGTGGCGGCGCTGCGCCGGTTCAAGGCCGAACGGCAGCACATCGCCCTGGTGGTGGACGAGCGGGGCGCGGTCGACGGCATCGTCACCCTGGAGGACGTGCTGGAGGAGATCGTCGGGGAGATCTACGACGAGACGGACCGGGACGTCCGCGGGGTACGCGCCGAACCGGACGGCGCGATGCTGGTGCCCGGCACGTTCCCCGTGCACGACCTGCCGGACATCGGCGTCGAACTGTCCGCCCGCCCGGCCGGGGACTACACCACGATCGCCGGACTCATCCTGGCCAGGCTCGGCCGGATCCCCACCGAACCGGGCGAGACGCTGGCCGTCGACGGCTGGAACCTCCAGGTCGAGGCCGTGGCCCACCACGCGATCACCCGGGTACGGCTGCGCCGCGCCGACCCGTCGAACGCGCAGGCGCCGACCGGAAGCGGTGACCCGACCGCGGACCCTGGCACCGACCCTGGCACCGACCCGAGCACCGACCGGGTCACCGACCCGGAGCCGGACCGGCTCAGCCGAGCTGTTCCGCGGACGGAAGGTTCTGCAACCGGACCTGGCCGCGAGACACCAGCCGGCCGGCCGTATCGGTGA
- a CDS encoding TlyA family RNA methyltransferase codes for MARRTRLDAELVRRGLARSREQAAALVDAGRVQVRGQQARKVAAMVDPADPVRVLGEDPSSEYVSRGGHKLAGALAAFGPAGLVVAGRRCLDAGASTGGFTDVLLRAGAAEVVAVDVGYGQLAWSLRGDTRVRVFERTNVRTLGAGTIGGPVQLTVADLSFISLRLVLPALAACTVPDGDLALMVKPQFEVGRERVGAGGVVRDPGLRAEAVLDVAAAAADLGLGLAGVVASPLPGPSGNVEFFVWLRRGAPAADPDRVRAVVAAGVGDPGATTQEA; via the coding sequence ATGGCACGTCGTACCCGGCTGGATGCCGAACTGGTCCGTCGCGGGCTGGCCCGGTCGCGCGAGCAGGCGGCGGCGCTGGTCGATGCGGGGCGGGTCCAGGTGCGCGGGCAGCAGGCGCGCAAGGTGGCCGCCATGGTCGACCCGGCCGACCCGGTCCGGGTCCTCGGCGAGGACCCGAGCAGCGAGTACGTGTCCCGGGGCGGGCACAAGCTGGCCGGGGCGCTGGCCGCGTTCGGCCCCGCGGGCCTGGTGGTGGCCGGGCGGCGCTGCCTGGACGCCGGCGCCTCCACCGGTGGCTTCACCGACGTGCTGCTGCGGGCCGGCGCCGCCGAGGTGGTGGCGGTGGACGTCGGATACGGCCAACTCGCCTGGTCGCTGCGTGGCGACACGCGGGTTCGGGTCTTCGAGCGGACGAACGTGCGTACCCTCGGGGCCGGGACGATCGGCGGGCCGGTGCAGCTCACGGTCGCGGACCTGTCGTTCATCTCGCTGCGCCTGGTGCTGCCGGCGCTGGCCGCCTGCACCGTCCCGGATGGTGATCTTGCGTTGATGGTGAAGCCCCAGTTCGAGGTGGGTCGGGAGCGGGTCGGCGCCGGCGGCGTGGTCCGGGATCCGGGGTTGCGCGCCGAGGCGGTCCTCGACGTGGCCGCCGCGGCCGCCGACCTCGGGCTCGGCCTGGCCGGGGTGGTGGCCAGCCCGCTGCCGGGTCCGAGCGGAAACGTCGAATTCTTCGTATGGTTGCGCCGCGGCGCACCGGCCGCGGACCCTGACCGGGTACGCGCGGTCGTGGCGGCCGGGGTGGGCGACCCCGGCGCGACGACACAGGAGGCGTGA
- a CDS encoding phasin family protein — protein MQDAWRAYLEMALGLTESSRRRAETAVRRVVGQGGATATQLQSLAEELFSAGMANREALSKLVRFEVDRALGAVGLATAEEVAELTARIHQLERELRDARGTAVAPAASAMTPQTAAPSTVAKKAVAKKAVAKKAVAKTTVAKKAVAKKAVAKKAVAKKVAPAEAPGAPTGEAGGPPASTPPGNAQPGNTPPAAAQPGNTPPGTKRVAAKKLPATPERRAAARRQPPAA, from the coding sequence ATGCAGGACGCATGGCGGGCCTACCTGGAAATGGCCCTCGGGTTGACCGAGTCGTCCCGGCGGCGGGCCGAGACGGCGGTGCGCCGGGTGGTCGGCCAGGGCGGGGCGACCGCGACACAGTTGCAGTCGCTGGCCGAGGAGCTGTTCTCCGCGGGGATGGCCAACCGCGAGGCGTTGTCCAAGCTTGTCCGCTTCGAGGTGGACCGGGCCCTGGGCGCGGTGGGGCTCGCCACGGCGGAGGAGGTCGCCGAGCTGACGGCCCGGATCCACCAGCTCGAACGGGAACTGCGGGACGCGCGGGGCACCGCGGTGGCGCCGGCGGCGAGCGCGATGACGCCGCAGACGGCGGCCCCGAGCACCGTGGCGAAGAAGGCCGTGGCAAAGAAGGCGGTCGCGAAGAAGGCGGTCGCCAAGACCACCGTGGCGAAGAAGGCCGTGGCGAAGAAGGCGGTCGCCAAGAAGGCCGTGGCGAAGAAGGTGGCTCCGGCCGAGGCGCCGGGCGCGCCGACCGGCGAGGCGGGTGGCCCGCCGGCCAGCACGCCGCCGGGCAACGCGCAGCCAGGGAACACGCCGCCGGCCGCCGCGCAGCCGGGCAACACCCCGCCGGGGACCAAGCGCGTCGCCGCGAAGAAGCTTCCGGCCACGCCCGAGCGCCGGGCCGCGGCCCGGCGGCAGCCGCCGGCGGCCTGA
- a CDS encoding NAD kinase, with the protein MGRTALLVTHTGRRRNTEHARAVAADLIEAGFEVRVVAEEAEDLELPGVLPVGGVAAAEGAEIVFALGGDGTFLRAAELARPAGAPLLGINLGKVGFLAEAEIGDLDQAVRDVVERDYTVDSRLTLDVRAEFDGGPPIESWALNEVSVEKGERAQMLELLVDVDGRPLSRYGCDGVVCATPTGSTAYAFSAGGPVVWPEVEALLLVPISAHALFSRPLVTAPTSTFVITVDPFTTLAVLCCDGRRVYDLPPGARVSVQRGSLPVRIVRLRPRPFTDRLVAKFGLPVQGWRGNRR; encoded by the coding sequence GTGGGTCGGACCGCACTGCTGGTGACGCACACCGGCCGGCGGCGCAACACCGAGCACGCCCGCGCGGTCGCGGCCGACCTGATCGAGGCCGGGTTCGAGGTGCGGGTGGTCGCCGAGGAGGCCGAGGACCTGGAACTGCCGGGGGTGCTGCCGGTCGGTGGCGTCGCCGCGGCCGAGGGCGCCGAGATCGTGTTCGCGCTGGGTGGGGACGGCACGTTCCTGCGCGCCGCGGAACTGGCCCGCCCGGCCGGCGCGCCGCTGCTGGGGATCAACCTCGGCAAGGTCGGCTTCCTCGCGGAGGCCGAGATCGGCGACCTGGACCAGGCGGTCCGGGACGTGGTGGAGCGCGACTACACGGTGGACAGCCGGCTCACCCTCGACGTGCGGGCCGAGTTCGACGGGGGGCCGCCGATCGAGTCGTGGGCGCTCAACGAGGTGAGCGTGGAGAAGGGCGAGCGGGCCCAGATGCTGGAGCTGCTCGTCGACGTGGACGGTCGGCCGCTGTCGCGGTACGGCTGCGACGGCGTGGTCTGCGCCACCCCCACCGGCTCCACCGCGTACGCCTTCTCGGCCGGCGGCCCGGTGGTGTGGCCCGAGGTGGAGGCGCTGCTGCTGGTGCCGATCAGCGCGCACGCCCTGTTCAGCCGGCCGCTGGTCACCGCGCCCACGTCCACGTTCGTGATCACGGTGGATCCGTTCACGACCCTGGCCGTGCTGTGCTGCGACGGCCGGCGGGTGTACGACCTGCCGCCCGGCGCCCGGGTGAGCGTGCAGCGCGGCAGTCTGCCGGTGCGGATCGTGCGGCTGCGGCCCCGGCCGTTCACCGACCGGTTGGTGGCCAAGTTCGGGCTGCCGGTGCAGGGTTGGCGCGGCAACCGGCGCTGA
- the tyrS gene encoding tyrosine--tRNA ligase codes for MISDSTGLDEFGELLAGGPVTFYVGFDPTAASLHVGHLVQVLTARRLQLAGHRPVLLVGGATGQIGDPRESAERTLNEPEVVAGWVERIREQLSPFVSYVGDNAARLVNNLDWTGPMSAVDFLRTVGKHFPVNKMLAREVVRARLESGISFTEFSYQLIQANDFFELHRREGVMLQFGGSDQWGNITAGVDYVRRRGAGPVHAFVTPLVTKADGTKFGKSEGGALWLDPEMTSPYAFYQFWINTDDRDVGRYLRYFSFRSREEIEELEKAGAERPAARLGQRALAEELTSLVHGEREMREAVAASQALFGRGSLDELSADTLRAALAEAGLVRLSELPPLAALLRDSGLVGSLGEARRAIAEGGAYVNNERMSDADAAVPASALLHGRYLVLRRGKRTFAGVELVR; via the coding sequence CTGATCAGCGACTCGACCGGCCTCGACGAGTTCGGTGAACTCCTGGCCGGCGGCCCGGTCACGTTCTATGTGGGCTTCGACCCGACCGCCGCGAGCCTGCACGTCGGCCACCTCGTCCAGGTCCTCACCGCCCGCCGGCTCCAACTCGCCGGACACCGGCCGGTGCTGCTGGTCGGCGGCGCGACCGGGCAGATCGGCGATCCCCGGGAGAGCGCCGAACGGACGCTGAACGAGCCCGAGGTGGTCGCCGGCTGGGTGGAGCGGATCCGCGAGCAGCTGTCACCGTTCGTCTCCTACGTTGGGGACAACGCCGCGCGGCTGGTCAACAACCTGGACTGGACCGGACCGATGTCGGCGGTCGACTTCCTGCGGACCGTCGGGAAGCACTTCCCGGTCAACAAGATGCTGGCCCGGGAGGTGGTCCGGGCCCGGCTGGAGAGCGGGATCAGCTTCACCGAGTTCAGCTACCAGCTCATCCAGGCCAACGACTTCTTCGAGCTGCACCGCCGGGAGGGGGTGATGCTCCAGTTCGGCGGCTCCGACCAGTGGGGCAACATCACCGCGGGGGTGGACTACGTCCGGCGCCGCGGCGCCGGGCCGGTGCACGCGTTCGTCACGCCGCTGGTCACCAAGGCCGACGGCACCAAGTTCGGCAAGAGCGAGGGCGGTGCCCTCTGGCTCGACCCGGAGATGACCAGCCCGTACGCGTTCTACCAGTTCTGGATCAACACCGACGACCGTGACGTCGGGCGCTACCTGCGGTACTTCAGCTTCCGGTCCCGGGAGGAGATCGAGGAACTGGAGAAGGCCGGCGCCGAGCGGCCGGCGGCCCGGCTCGGCCAGCGGGCGCTGGCCGAGGAGCTGACCTCCCTCGTGCACGGCGAGCGGGAGATGCGGGAGGCGGTCGCGGCGAGCCAGGCGCTGTTCGGCCGGGGCTCGCTGGACGAGCTGTCCGCGGACACCCTGCGGGCCGCCCTGGCCGAGGCCGGCCTGGTACGGCTGAGCGAGCTGCCGCCGCTGGCCGCCCTGCTCCGGGACAGCGGGCTGGTGGGCAGCCTGGGGGAGGCCCGCCGGGCGATCGCCGAGGGCGGCGCGTACGTGAACAACGAGCGGATGTCCGACGCGGACGCCGCGGTGCCGGCCAGCGCGCTGCTGCACGGCCGTTACCTGGTGCTCCGCCGCGGCAAGCGGACGTTCGCCGGGGTGGAGCTGGTGCGCTGA
- a CDS encoding aldo/keto reductase, translated as MRTVALGSQGLRVSAQGLGCMGMSQSYGPADDTSSIATLHRALELGVTLLDTANVYGELGIYGFGANERLLGYALRGRRDEVVLATKVGIRGIDRADGSTRFRLGADPDYVRRACDESLTRLGMEHIDLYYLHRVDPDTPIEETVSALAGLVEAGKVRYLGLSEVTAEELERAHAVHPITAVQSEWSLWTRGVEESVVPAARRLGVGLVPFSPLGRGFLTGALSAGQEFAADDFRRTNPRFAADALAANQRLVDVVRQIAAEREVLPGQVALAWVHAQGEDVVPIPGTKRVSYLEQNVAAADLRLDAADLARLDRLAEQTVGARY; from the coding sequence ATGCGTACCGTCGCACTCGGCAGCCAGGGTCTGCGGGTCTCGGCTCAGGGACTGGGCTGCATGGGGATGAGCCAGTCGTACGGGCCGGCCGACGACACCTCGTCGATCGCGACCCTGCACCGGGCGCTGGAACTCGGCGTCACCCTGCTGGACACCGCGAACGTCTACGGCGAGTTGGGGATCTACGGCTTCGGCGCCAACGAGCGGCTGCTCGGGTACGCCCTGCGGGGCCGGCGCGACGAGGTGGTGCTGGCCACCAAGGTCGGGATCCGGGGCATCGACCGGGCGGACGGCAGCACCCGGTTCCGCCTCGGCGCCGACCCCGACTACGTCCGGCGGGCCTGCGACGAGTCGCTGACCCGGTTGGGCATGGAGCACATCGACCTGTACTACCTGCACCGGGTCGACCCGGACACCCCGATCGAGGAGACCGTGTCCGCGCTGGCCGGGCTCGTCGAGGCCGGCAAGGTGCGCTACCTGGGGCTGTCCGAGGTGACGGCCGAGGAGTTGGAGCGGGCACACGCCGTACACCCGATCACCGCCGTGCAGAGCGAGTGGTCGCTGTGGACCCGCGGCGTCGAGGAGTCGGTGGTGCCGGCGGCGCGGCGGCTGGGTGTCGGTCTCGTGCCGTTCTCGCCGCTGGGCCGCGGCTTCCTCACCGGGGCGCTGAGCGCCGGGCAGGAGTTCGCCGCCGACGACTTCCGGCGGACCAATCCACGGTTCGCGGCCGACGCGCTGGCCGCCAACCAGCGCCTCGTGGACGTGGTGCGGCAGATCGCCGCCGAGCGGGAGGTGCTTCCCGGCCAGGTGGCGCTGGCCTGGGTGCACGCGCAGGGCGAGGACGTGGTGCCGATCCCCGGCACCAAGCGGGTGAGCTACCTGGAACAGAACGTGGCCGCCGCCGACCTGCGGCTGGACGCGGCCGACCTGGCCCGGCTGGACCGGCTCGCCGAGCAGACCGTGGGCGCCCGGTACTGA
- a CDS encoding PaaI family thioesterase: MEKSEVTTGGFVTLLGLEFQESTPDRVVIRWRVRPELHQPYGIQHGGVYASVVETAASVGAAMWFGDRGNVVGVSNHTDFLRAVREGELTAVASPVHRGRSQQLWQVEITDTAGRLVSRGQVRLQNLPSAEQLG; encoded by the coding sequence ATGGAGAAGTCCGAGGTGACGACCGGCGGCTTCGTGACGCTGCTCGGCCTGGAGTTCCAGGAGAGCACGCCGGACCGGGTGGTGATCCGCTGGCGGGTCCGTCCGGAGCTGCACCAGCCGTACGGCATCCAGCACGGCGGCGTGTACGCCTCGGTGGTGGAGACCGCCGCGAGCGTCGGCGCGGCCATGTGGTTCGGCGACCGGGGGAACGTGGTGGGGGTGAGCAACCACACGGACTTCCTGCGGGCGGTCCGCGAGGGTGAGCTGACCGCCGTCGCCTCGCCGGTGCACCGGGGCCGGTCGCAGCAGCTGTGGCAGGTCGAGATCACCGATACGGCCGGCCGGCTGGTGTCTCGCGGCCAGGTCCGGTTGCAGAACCTTCCGTCCGCGGAACAGCTCGGCTGA